A part of candidate division Zixibacteria bacterium HGW-Zixibacteria-1 genomic DNA contains:
- a CDS encoding alcohol dehydrogenase: MIKAYAALAPGGKLEPFEYDPGPLGKHDVEIDVEHCGICYSDLSMINNSWGFSQYPLVPGHEVIGTIAKSGEDVTDLKIGQRVGLGWHSGYCMTCPNCLNGDHNLCVKQEGTIIGRHGGFARQVRAHDASVVVLPKGLDIKSAGPLFCGGITVFNPLLQFGVKPTDKVGVIGIGGLGHMALMFLNAWGCKVTAFTSSDSKKVEAIKMGAHQTIDSRNAEELEAAAGQFDFILSTVNVKLDWNTYLSTLNAKGRLHFVGAVLDPLDIGVFPLIMGQRSISGSPVGSPAAIAKMLDFAAMHKIKPVVEEFHFDQVNEAIEKLKSGKARYRIVLSW, translated from the coding sequence TGTCGAGATCGATGTTGAACACTGTGGAATCTGTTACAGTGACCTGAGCATGATCAACAATTCATGGGGATTCTCGCAATACCCGCTTGTGCCCGGTCATGAAGTTATCGGGACCATTGCCAAATCGGGTGAAGATGTCACCGATCTGAAGATCGGTCAAAGAGTCGGGCTGGGGTGGCATTCGGGTTACTGTATGACCTGTCCGAATTGCCTGAATGGCGACCATAATTTGTGCGTCAAGCAGGAAGGAACCATCATCGGCCGGCATGGAGGTTTTGCCAGGCAGGTTCGCGCCCATGATGCCAGCGTGGTAGTCCTTCCCAAGGGACTTGATATTAAGAGCGCCGGGCCCCTGTTCTGTGGCGGTATCACTGTTTTTAATCCGTTGTTACAATTCGGCGTCAAACCGACCGACAAAGTCGGGGTTATAGGCATCGGCGGATTGGGGCATATGGCCCTGATGTTCCTGAATGCCTGGGGCTGCAAAGTGACGGCTTTCACATCGAGCGATTCGAAAAAGGTGGAAGCAATCAAGATGGGGGCGCATCAAACAATTGACTCCCGCAACGCTGAAGAACTTGAAGCGGCGGCGGGACAGTTCGATTTTATTTTATCGACCGTAAATGTAAAACTCGATTGGAATACCTACCTGTCAACCCTGAACGCAAAGGGTCGGCTGCACTTTGTCGGAGCTGTCCTTGACCCCCTCGATATCGGAGTCTTTCCTTTAATCATGGGGCAGCGCTCAATATCCGGCTCACCGGTCGGAAGTCCGGCTGCTATTGCGAAAATGCTTGACTTCGCCGCCATGCATAAGATAAAGCCGGTCGTCGAGGAATTTCATTTTGATCAGGTCAACGAAGCCATTGAAAAATTGAAAAGTGGCAAAGCCCGCTATCGAATTGTCTTAAGCTGGTAA